From a single Leptidea sinapis chromosome 19, ilLepSina1.1, whole genome shotgun sequence genomic region:
- the LOC126969856 gene encoding uncharacterized protein LOC126969856, which produces MDKKGTIQSNTKKGKRYSVMPAPSSSTARNMKEPLRPKPRSKTVMEFDSTSKSETTDFHATYQQVAFDQFLRTMLEDCLIDDKIKREENEIDIQMAQLSGRFMETIHQMEKTNRRLKDISFVVEQQRLLDLKNQDCSKFHDLTEQSDVQSVMKNLATTNEDYHEEQACLDRLETKNVVFGYNKESGHKQLLDAVNDAIDGSEQIKKHSNLDMDKFKEFEKTRKSLDDLGKDRFDLSTLKDEFDEKFPDYSQKLIKEVSDKIEEMMNDDL; this is translated from the exons ATGGACAAAAAAGGCACGATTCagtcaaatacaaaaaaagGGAAACGCTACTCAGTAATGCCAGCTCCATCATCGTCAACCGCACGGAATATGAAAGAACCTCTTCGACCCAAACCAAGATCGAAAACTGTGATGGAATTTGATTCGACGAGTAAATCTGAAACCACTGACTTCCACGCTACGTATCAACAGGTTGCTTTCGATCAGTTTCTAAGAACTATGCTAGAAGATTGCTTGATTGACGATAAGATTAAGCGGGAAGAGAATGAGATAGATATTCAGATGGCTCAATTGTCTGGCAGATTTATGGAGACTATACATCAGATGGAGAAAACTAATCGTCGTTTAAAGGATATATCATTTGTGGTGGAGCAACAGAG GCTATTGGATCTTAAAAATCAAGATTGTTCAAAATTTCATGATCTAACTGAGCAATCCGATGTACAGAGTGTAATGAAGAACCTAGCTACCACGAATGAAGACTACCATGAAGAGCAAGCTTGCTTAGATAGATTAGAAACAAAAAATGTAGTCTTTGGTTATAATAAGGAATCGGGGCACAAACAGCTCCTGGATGCAGTTAATGATGCAATAGATGGATCGGAACAGATAAAAAAACACTCAAATCTGGACATGGACAAGTTTAAAGAATTTGAGAAGACACGAAAGTCTTTGGATGATCTAGGGAAAGATAGATTCGATTTATCAACGTTGAAAGATGAGTTTGATGAAAAATTTCCAGATTATAGTCAGAAACTAATTAAAGAGGTGTCTGATAAAATTGAAGAGATGATGAACGATGATTTGTAA